The Hordeum vulgare subsp. vulgare chromosome 7H, MorexV3_pseudomolecules_assembly, whole genome shotgun sequence DNA window CATCTTAATTATGATGAAACTCGACAAACTGCGCAAACGTTGTCTCTACTCCATGCTCACGCACAACATTGTCACCCTAAAACTCAAACCCTTGATCACAAAGGCGTTCTAGGCGTTCATCGTctacgatcatgttgtgcatgatcacacaagttgTGATCAGCTCCCACAACTTTTTCATGCTCCAACTTCTAGTAGGTTACCGAACGATGTACCATCGAGATTGAAGAAAGCCAAAGGCACGCTCTACATCCTTTCTAACACTCTCTTGCTCTTGTGAAAATCTCGTTCTCTTCTCTCGTATGTGTTTGGAGATTGTTTTCACAAGAGTAGACCAATGTGGATAGATACTGTCTGCTAGATAGTATTTATTGGTGTATTGGTGGCCATTGATCTCAACATTGAACTCTGGGAAATTGCCTTCTACCATCCTAGCAAACACCGTAGAGCACTAGATCACATTGATATCGTTGTGAGATCCGGCTGTACCGAAGAAAGCGTGCCAAATCCAACGATCTTGGAAAGCGACGGCCTCAAGTATGATAGTGAAAGCTCGGACATGGCTCTTATACTgcccttgccaagcagaagggcGGTTTTTCCACTTCCAGTGCATACATCCTATGCTACCAGGCATCCCCAGGAACCCCCTACTGGCATTGATCGACAACAACCATGTTGTATCGGTAGATGTTGGCTCTCTCAAGCACTCCGGCCCAAACACAGCTATGACAACCCTGCAGAATGTATACATGGACTCAAGGCAGGTGGACTTACTCATCCGGACATACTCATCAATGAGATCGCCGGGGACTCCATATGCAAGCATCCAAATGGCagcagtgcatttctgataaaGGGAGAAGTCAATCTTTTGAAGGGCATCCGTCTTGCACTCTAAATAGTTACCGtactcaacccccccccccccctctcgaaTACGGTTGAAAACATGTCTAGCCATCCGAAAACGGCGACTGAACAAGTGACGTTTGAAGAGAAGATTTGGGGTATCGAAGTAGTCTTTCCAGAATAGGAAATGATCActctctcggttgcgattcaGTGCCGACGTGTGCCCCGGCATGGAGCCCTTAAACTGTGGTCGGTCGATACTTACGTGGTCATGGACGACCAACGCAGCCACCTCCATCTCCTTATCATCAGATGAAGAATCATCTGAATCCAAAAAAAACGTTGTAGAAAAAATATTATCATCGGATTCCATTTATACCTTGTCTAAAGTGTCGAACATCTTGCGGGCACTGTGGAAGACTCCAGCCGGAGAGGAGCCTCAGGCCCCACCAAGAGAAAGTGACGGAGCTGGGCGGCAGCGGCGGGAAACGATGTTGTCGGGAGGGTGAGTTTGCTGGGCGGATGGCTGGCGACGACGACGAAAGTGGGCGGCGGGGGGGTAGGAGGCGGGCGGATGATTTGGAGAAGAGAATGGAGTACGTGGCATCGACTGGCGGCGATGACGAAAGTGGGCGGCGGGGGGGGGTAGGAGGTGGGCGAATGACGGAGAAGAGAATGGAGTACGTGGCATCGACTGGCGGGGTAGGGGAAGAGAAGGGTCTCGCGCATGCATTAGTGGGTGATAAGGATGCATGGCACAGTGAGTTGGTTGACGGACAAGGACAAGGACGCATATCACGTACTGTATGTGTCATGCGTAAAGTTGGTCAGCGAGTAGAGAGACCAACGTCCACTACAAATAGCGATGGTTAGGAGCATTCCGATAGGCAGAGGACCTGATCAAGGCAGGTGATTGAGTTGGCAGCTGTCTGGATGCTCCCATACGCGACGGCGGGCGAGGCGGAGGCGGCGCTGGGGCGCGCTCTGACATGGGCGGAGGCGGCGTGGTTCCGGTACTCTGCGACGACGTCGGACTACTACCTCTACTGCCACCACGTGGTCATCTTCCTCGTCGTCTACACGCTGGCCCCGCTCCCACTCGCAGTGCTCCAGCTCCGGGCACCGGCCATCTTGTTGCCGTACAAGCTGCAGCCGAGGGTGCGTCTCAAGCCGGCAGCCTTCCTCCGGTGCTACGTCCGGACCGTgcgcgtcttcctcctcgccatggGCCCCGTCCAGCTCCTTTCCTACCCTGCCGTCAAGGTCCATACCATGCATGCATTAGCATTAATTATTCATGCCTGAGTGAGCTAGTTAATTCTTGCGTTGCATGGAAGAATATGAATCTTGAATGTTTACTAATGCTGGAGTAGATGGTGGGGATAAGGACGGGGCTGCCGCTgccgtcggcgggagagacggcaGCGCAACTGGCGGTGTATTTGCTAGTGGAGGACTACCTTGGGTACTGGGTGCACCGGCTGCTGCACACCAAGTGGGGATACGAAAAGATTCACCATGTCCACCATGAGTACACGGCGCCCTTCGGCTACGTGGGGCTGTATGCACACTGGTCCGACGTGCTCATCATCGGCTTCCCGGCTTTCGTCGGCCCGGCTCTTGTGCCCTGCCACATGACCACCTTATGGCTTTGGTTCCTCATACGCCAGCTAGCGCTCCTAGATGCGCACAAAGGGTAAACTTCATTTATTTACCCCTCCCTTTCTAAATACTCCTATAAGATAGCTTGCCTTTTCTTAGTTTTGTATGTAAGTATCTTAGAAAATAAAGTAACCTTGATAAGACACCTGCCAATAACTTATCAAGGTTCAAAAACTTAGGCTTGTCATTCAAAAACTTGATTCCTAGGTGCCTGGTTCCTTTTTATTTGTGTCCATTTTATTGCCAAAGAGCATGCAAAAGACCGAGAGTAAAAAATTAAAGATTACAATTAGGTGACTAGGTCTGGAGCCTGCAAAAGCTAACAAAATGACAATCGCATAACTGAGGTACATCTGTATTTTTGCTTGAAAGGAATTAAGTAGGGGTCcctaattttttatttttgaaataaTTAGAAACCAAATTTGCACCTACGACTATTTAAAATTGGGTGGCTGGATTGTACACCGACTCACGTACCTAAGCTAGGCTGACTTCTTAAAGTACGTTGTTTGGACCTAATAATTAAGAAAAAGGCGGAAATCCCAAGCCACCAACTAGCAGACCGGTCAGTTCTTGAAAGGGGGCTTGATAGGAAGAGTGACCAAGGGATGTTAGGCCCTTCTCAGTGCTTCACGACAGATAAATGCTAAGCATGTCacgtaagagcatggttaatagtatagccaactcgtggctataagccatcttatagctCATTTTATAGCTAGTTTGCACAATAGTTagttataaaagagtactactttcatCATATATGGCTCacatttcattctcacaaagcacataGGAGCACAtgctagagctagctcttcatgaagagcccgcttcccttatctctctcatccaactcagcaaaaatatagtattttaatccttacagcctgctcactgtaccttattgtacttgctctaagtgaAAAATGACATGGCACATTAATTAAGGAGGATAGAGAGCACTTTGGTGACCCAGGAAGAACCAATGCCACGTGAACCTAGGCGAACCACTTAAATGAAGGAAGCAGGCCAATGCATAAAAGAGTTTAGGTGCTAAATCATTACTCCATCCATCATAGTATATTGGGCGTATCTCACAGGGCTCTGAGACCTAGATGTTTTTGTATTGATAGAAAAAAACCGTCTAATTAATCGCAAAACTGACGCATTAGTAATCCTTCATCCACTAAACGAGCTACTTCCTCGCATGCATTGATAGAGTAGCATCTCTTCAAAGTACTCATTAATAAGGCCGTGCAAAACTGTTTCACTCTAGCCAACTAGAAAAGACATGCATCACATTTAATGAGGAATGCATCCAATCGGCCCGTTTAATTTTCCTCTCCTCCGGGCCTGCCTAGAAGAACTGTTGACTACCAAACGAGTCCCTTATAATTGTGAGATATAATTATTGCAAGATCCTTTGCACAGGACAAGTGGTGATGTCGCATAAAATCAATGACAGAGAGAGCAAAGTTGTACTCACTTTGTTTCAGATATTCTGCTTTTTGTTTTGGTCAAACACAAACTTTGTAAAGTGTGATAAAGTGTAAAAAAAAATATAATATCTACAATAGCCCATGTGATAAAGTGTATAAAAAATTATAATATCTACAATACTAAATCAATACGTACTATTCAACAAGAACCTTCTATTGGACTCATATGTAAATTAAGAAGAGAGCGGTCACATGTCTATATTTGACTCATAAATTCAACATGTTGAAGATGTTCCAAGGGCGCATGTTCTCGATCCAATCTATTTTGTTTAGCTCCCTTTCTACTACGAGGCTAGCCATAGtggggtatcatagctagtaacatagtcttgggactagcaaacatgatgATGTATCAAATAATTAAAGAAAAAAGAagattagagtaacataggtagatactgtaacatgttaaatgatatgctactactccctccgttcctaaatataagtttttttagaggttccactaatgaactacatacggatgtatatagacatactttagagcgtagattcacttattttgcttcgtatgtaaacacctagtgaaatctcttaaaagacttatatttaggaacggagggagtatgtgtcatgcatgtcaataaatgagatcacctatgatactatgcattatgaaggtagtatcatacaatagtaacatatacatgatactactatatgttactctccactatgagcagcctaaGGTCCGCTTTTGTTTTGTCATCATGTGATAATGAAACAAAAGACCGCCCCTAATGTGGAGGTATTTAAAGTGCAGGTTCGACTTCCCGCTCAATCCGGCAAAGTTGATCCCGTTCTATGGAGGAGCACCACACCATGACTACCATCACCGTGTAGGACGGAAGAGCCAGAGCAATTTCGCTTCTTTTTTCACCTTCTGTGACTATATATACGGGACGGATAAAGTAAGTCTATCCTTATCTTTTGCAAGCACATTTATTTCCCGTTTAGTGATTAATAAACCAGCCAAAAAATTGATATGTTGGTCATTTCTCTGACAATGAAATCATGTGTCGTTTTCAGGGCTACATGTTCCATAAGGCAAGCCTAGCAAAGGTAGCTACACTTGCCAGCAACTTTCCTTGTGTAGATGTTTGCAAATGATCCATGAATACTATTGATTAATTTGTCTTGATTAAATTATGCGTGTGTTGTTAATTTAATTAATTTGTCTCTTTGTTCCATGTAACAGCTGAAGGAGGTGGCACAAAACAGTACGTAGAAAAGAGACACGATGAATTCTATCGGTGGGAAGCATAGATATCAAACACAGTTGCCGTCCTAGCCTGGCGCGCGCTTAATCTCTCTTGCTACCTCCAATATATAATGCAGTGCTTCGTCTAGCAATTTTCACAAATATTCCATCTTCCAGCATCATTTCAAGATTAGTAAAACTCGTGTGTGCACTAAATATTGTATAATTATGTACAGAGAGTTAATTTCTCATTCTAATACTaagaataacaaaaaataaatagaaagtttAAGTAAATAGTTCCATATGTGGTTGTGCTGATTTGTcaatttattaaaattatttacaACCGTACGATCTTGTTGGACTAGTCCAAAGTGAGAAAGTTTTTTCGAGAAGTTCAATGGTATATTCGCCCACAGTTTTGCAGTTGCACTCGCCATAGGTTATTTTAAAAGCTCTAGCAGCACCCCGTAAAAATGCAAACTGTAAAACTGAGATACGGATCGAAAAAAAGCATTTTAAGGGTTCATTTTAGCCATGGCCGAACAGAAAGTGTAAAACAAACTGTCAAACTGGGATACAGAGCTCCTTCATCCGGTCCGGCAGCCGCCGCCCCTTCCTTCAATCGGTCGTGCCGGCCACGTCGGGCGCGTCCAACCCCGTCGGCCACGCCCCGCCGCCCGTTGGCTGCACCCCGTCGCCCGTCGGACGCGTCCCATCACCACGCCGGCCGCGCCCAGCCTCGCTGGCCACGCCTTGTCGCCGGCCTGCTATGCCCCGTCGCCCGCCGGCACTGTCCTGCTATGTTGCCAGCCGCCCCGGCCGAGTCGTGCCCCTTTGCCGGTCGTGCCGGAAGCATTCCGGCAGCCAGACTGAGGTCATGGGAGGCCACGGCGAGGTCGGGCTCGTCCAATTCGAACCGACAGCGATCGATTGCGGCATCCAGCGGCCTTTTCCGGCGTGCGGTGATGAATTCTGGCGAGTTTAGGATGGGTTCCAGCAAACTCCACGACGGCGTGTTTTCTCCGATGAGGTTTGACCGGTATACGGGCCCCCTCGGCCTTCCAACCTTCAAACATAAGGGTTTCGGGTGTGGCTTTTCTGTGACCCTCAAAAAATTTACGGGTTATACCCCTTAAA harbors:
- the LOC123410177 gene encoding very-long-chain aldehyde decarbonylase GL1-10-like, translating into MLPYATAGEAEAALGRALTWAEAAWFRYSATTSDYYLYCHHVVIFLVVYTLAPLPLAVLQLRAPAILLPYKLQPRVRLKPAAFLRCYVRTVRVFLLAMGPVQLLSYPAVKMVGIRTGLPLPSAGETAAQLAVYLLVEDYLGYWVHRLLHTKWGYEKIHHVHHEYTAPFGYVGLYAHWSDVLIIGFPAFVGPALVPCHMTTLWLWFLIRQLALLDAHKGFDFPLNPAKLIPFYGGAPHHDYHHRVGRKSQSNFASFFTFCDYIYGTDKGYMFHKASLAKLKEVAQNST